GGTATTTTGGTGGGTGCACACGGCTGAATCTCATTGTTGTAGAGAAATATGTATTGAAAAGACTAAGTTCTTGCAGACTGTATAGTAATGTGGAACTGGTGAACTTTGATAGTTCCATTTCATTTGGTAGATGCATtatgtattttatctttttccttttgacaTCTTTCTGCCTATGTTTTGAACCAGTGGGTCATTGTGCCATTACACCAGGAGGGATTATGTATGAACATGGGACTAGCGATCTGAAATCATGACCatgttatttgttatttgagAGATGATATGAACCCTTTTGGTGTATAACATGGGCCAATGAGTTTCCTTATCTTgtctaaaaacaatttttccaTCCCATTATTTCCGCCTTCTTTACTGTTGCTACACTATGCAGATCAGTCTAGTGTGGAAAATATGACCGGAAAAATTGTTTGGCAAATGCGGAAGATTGAAGAAGCTATCTGTCATGTGAACCTGAATCAACCTGAAGAAAAATCTTAATAGAATTTGattacctttaattttttagactTAGTTTTACATTGATGACTGCCACTATCCAGCCGAAACTGTAGCAAATCCTGTACAAATTCACAGCATGCAACCAATGTGTGCATGGATGTACTCTTTCTGTTGAACCTTGGTGTCGTCCCACAAAGCCTTGAATTGAGATGTATTttgtctaattttgcatttcacATAAACGTGTTTTTTTATACCAATATGTGTGCATGGATGTATTGTAGCAATTTGCATCTTGACACTAAGGGCTTATTTGAATATcatttattgctaaaaattaaaaacttattgttgaaaacactgtagtaaaataatttttaaaatataaatagtacTGGTGAGACTCGGTTTTAAAGTTACTGTTATGTTTTTCCATACTTGCTGGTCTATGAATAGTATACGGGACCTAGGAAAAAAACGCAAAACACACGCTTGTCGCAATGCAAACTCACACTAACACTCAACCTTCCTTGTAAGCTTTCCTCCAATTATGTCATGAATATATCATGTACATGTTTCCTCTATCATGTGTGGATCCCACATATATCTTCTTCCCTTGTCTATTCTGAAAAACCATGAGAAAATACAAGAAACAAAGATTTCAAGTAATCGTCGCATGTTTTGGAGATGGGGGGAATCTTATGGAACAAAGGTGTGGTGTATGCTTTGTCATGGAGGgattgaaaataaatagattaATAAGTAAAAGAAGGGTACGTTACATCATCATCCTTTTAGATTTTACGGGAGGACACATTCCAATGTTTTGAGAAATAATACTATTTCCTTGagatttttataaatatatcaaataaGTTCTTGTCTTCTCACATTGTGACTTCTTTAATGAAATATTCtattctttatataaaaaattttaactcatCTTTAAAAATACAAATCTCATACGGGAGTGTCATTCATCCACAAACATTAAGGAGCGTGTTATTTCATTCATGGTTTGGGtatgaattttttgtttaaaaaaaaaaatagaacattatGTGAAGTATCAATGTAAGAGGACAGTGATTGACCTATGTCATTTATACAAACCTCAAGTAGAGTCATTTCTTGAAACATTTAGGGAAAGTACATGTTGTAAAACATTCGAGTCTCCTTGATCTGCACTAGTGAGTGTGTTGGTGTCCATTTTTCTTTATGTTACTCTAATCGTGTAGGGGACCAAGGGTTGCCACCCTCCTTTTCTATGCATTTttcttctaccaaaaaaaaaaaaaaggattgaatGACTACAATTAGCATATagcattttcttcattatattGTTCGACTGCTCtatgctctctttttttttttttttggtctatcaGCCTCATTGAAAAGAGATTTTAAATTGTTCatacttctttttatttacttttaattcaatagttataatagGGAGGGGGATTTAAACCCCAAATGTTCCCATTAAAAATACCTAGAAATGCTAATTGAGGTATAAGGCACTTGGCTTAATTGCTCATACTTCAACCTTTATAAATCCACAACTTTAAAGTACTATTCATTGTAATTTGTCAAACACTGAAAACATGGTAAAATTTTTCAACTAAAACCAAATATTGCATACTCTACTACTAAAACTTTATAGTTAAAACTATACTTCATATGGTAATGCCAAATGggaattgtaaataaattgcTTCAATTTCCTATTTAAATTGTTTAAAGACTAGTGGCTctaattttgcttttttattttttaaataattcaatacTCGCAATAGGGGATGAAGATTTGAATACTATATATCTTCATTGAATATACCAAAAAGTAACAACtgaattacaagactcttgCCGAATTTCTTCACAGtatttgacttatttaaatCCGCAATCCTAGTCCTTTTTTTGGGCCTAAAACCAGTAAAGGTTTTTATTAGGCTCAAAATAGGTCCAATGATGAAACAAACACTATCTTACTAAAAAAGCCCAAATTTATCGTAGCAGGCTGGGCCCAAAGAGACCTCCTTGGGCCGATTCGGCTATATACCCAAAATaatctctctatatatatatgcaccATCTATTTCATttctagggttagggttttacTTTGCGGCAGCTTCAACTTGTTCATCTCCAACCTCTCAAATCCTCGTCGCTGTCGAGCAATTTCTCTCAGTCACCATGGGGTACGAAACCGAACTCTCTTCGATCCTCGCtgataatatattaatatataagcTTTATTTTTACCGTTTACTTTTAGTTTCAAAATCTAGGGCttctggggtttttttttttttttttttttttttgtgttttaaatcCTGAATGATATGCTTAGATCTTGTTCTGTTATGGGTTTCCTATACTACCATGTTTGGGTGCTGGGAAAGTTGAAGAATATAGATGTTATGTGGAATTATGAACTTATGATTGCTGttgttttttgttggttttttttgggggggggggggaataattaaatttgtatCAACTGAGATGAATGGTTGTGTTAGGCTTGTTTGATTGAGTGGGATAAAGGTGGGTTTTTGGTTTCTGCATTTTCTCTGCaaccaaacactgaaaaagGGGTTTTCTTCTTCAGTGTTGGAAGTTAGCTGATGCAAAATGCTTCCTTTTCAAATTTGTTATGGGAACTTatgtttggaaattttttttaagaaaagtgCTAGGGATTCTAACATGCGAAAATCGTCTTATAtgttttgatttgggttgaTATAATTCTTGCTAGATGTGAAGACTAATGTGGTGGTTTTGTGTACTGGATTATTACCGTTAGTATTTTAAATAGTAGATTGTCCCGTTGATTCGTGGGTGGATGTTTATTAATCTcactaacaaatttttttccagAAACCATTTCTCTTACAATATTTTTCCTGTATAGGAATATTATAGAATCATAGGATTTCTCTTGAATTAGATTTTGGGAAATAAATCAATATTGTTGTTTGGAATgtaaatgaatattttcttaAACTAAATTTACTGTTGGGCTGGTCAATGGAGTAAAAAGTGGCTTTATTCAACTAGTAAAATATTGGGGAAAAAGGAGTGAGCTTGATTATTATGTTCTTCTGAATTGTTAAATTACAAAGCTGGCTGTGCTAGTCACTGAGTGAACAGATTGATTTATTTCTTTCCTTGACATGTTTCTTGGTATGAATGCCTGCAAAACAATTATAATCATATTGAAAACTGAAATTATGTTACAGGTTTTGGTTTGAGTTTTCCAATACATTGCCAATTGGCAACGTATTTGGGcagaatttaatttttggatttaaatAATAGCCTGCCTTTGTTGGGGTGAATGGGTTCATGATCTGAATAACTTTTGTATTTCAGGAAAACACGTGGTATGGGAGCTGGTCGTAAGCTGAAGTCCCACCGTAGAAGACAAAGGTGGGCCGACAAGTCATACAAAAAGTCTCACCTTGGTAATGAATGGAAGAAGCCATTTGCTGGGTCTTCCCACGCAAAGGGAATTGTCCTAGAGAAGATGTAAGATTACATGCTTTTATGTTTTCATTTGCTGTGACTCAGTGATTAAGCATTTGATGTCAACTCATACAAATGTTTTTTTCTGAAATGTGCAGAGGTATTGAGGCCAAACAGCCAAACTCTGCTATTAGGAAATGTGCTAGAGTTCAACTAATCAAAAATGGGAAAAAGATTGCTGCATTTGTCCCCAACGATGGTTGCTTGAACTACATTGAAGAAAACGTAGGTTTTCTTGGTTTGGAAGTTTAGCATTGTCTTGTCTGTTGGTTACTAATTATATTCAACTAGCAACTGTGTCGTTTTTTTGTATCTTACCATTGATGTGATATGTGAATGCAGGATGAGGTTTTGATTGCTGGATTTGGACGTAAGGGTCATGCTGTCGGAGATATTCCTGGTGTTAGATTCAAGGTTGTGAAGGTTTCTGGTGTCTCCCTGTTGGCTCTCTTCaaggagaagaaggagaagCCCAGGTCTTAAGTTGAGGGGAGAAGAGCGTATCTTCTGTTTTAGATGGTTTTGTTAAAGGATgttactttatatttttgagtgAATTTTGTGAACaatctttattaattttaagcttttgttttgagtttgggacaatgatttttttactcCAAGATCTCCTTTTACAAGCCTGTTTAATGGATTCACTCTGTCTCTGCTCCTCATCACGCACACATGCATGCATAGATGCATAGTAAGAATACTAATAGATTTTCTAAAGATTTGCTTCGTAAAGATCTTCCACCTCTTCAACCTGCTTTGATAGACTTGTACAGATCTGCCAGTGGAGTCTCTTGAATATCCACTTTTTTCTGCattttgattgattttaatttctttgtgtaGTAACTAGTGACTGTCCAATCACACGGCACGTCattagttgtgaaaaatgttaaggAATTTATATATATCGATCATTAAGCATGTTGCttgatctctctctcacaatgaGCTTAGGCCACACCACTCCCACTCCGCTCTCCACAAACGCATCATGGCTGTCCA
The DNA window shown above is from Quercus lobata isolate SW786 chromosome 7, ValleyOak3.0 Primary Assembly, whole genome shotgun sequence and carries:
- the LOC115951264 gene encoding 40S ribosomal protein S23, which encodes MGKTRGMGAGRKLKSHRRRQRWADKSYKKSHLGNEWKKPFAGSSHAKGIVLEKIGIEAKQPNSAIRKCARVQLIKNGKKIAAFVPNDGCLNYIEENDEVLIAGFGRKGHAVGDIPGVRFKVVKVSGVSLLALFKEKKEKPRS